The Nodosilinea sp. PGN35 genome has a window encoding:
- a CDS encoding VTT domain-containing protein produces the protein MGVGVCPGGRDSGGVLAFAIGRYLARGPVCRRLRLHPHFQALDRAVTRSGFKIVLLTRLSPMLPFNLLNYAYGVTQVSLKHYLMGSLGMVPGTIMYVYLGALVGDVATLGSQSDLPPQARLLQGLLHTLGLGATAVVSLIISRCAQHTLQQTVPPTLTATKP, from the coding sequence GTGGGGGTCGGTGTATGCCCTGGGGGCCGCGACTCTGGGGGGGTTCTGGCCTTTGCCATCGGGCGCTACCTGGCTCGGGGGCCGGTCTGTCGGCGGCTGCGATTGCACCCCCACTTCCAGGCGCTCGATAGGGCGGTAACGCGATCGGGCTTTAAAATCGTCCTACTTACCCGGCTCTCGCCCATGCTGCCCTTTAACCTGCTCAACTATGCCTACGGTGTCACCCAGGTTTCCCTCAAACACTACCTGATGGGGTCGTTGGGTATGGTACCCGGCACCATCATGTATGTTTACCTCGGGGCGCTGGTGGGCGATGTCGCCACCCTCGGCAGCCAGAGCGACCTGCCTCCCCAGGCTCGCCTCCTCCAGGGGCTACTGCACACCTTGGGGCTAGGGGCCACCGCTGTTGTCTCTCTGATCATTTCTCGCTGCGCCCAACACACCTTGCAGCAAACTGTACCGCCAACCCTTACCGCTACCAAACCATGA